In Bacteroidales bacterium, one DNA window encodes the following:
- the nadA gene encoding quinolinate synthase NadA, whose amino-acid sequence MIINVNTVDKLGFIDLNIDSNLDLPFEIKRLKEEKNAIILAHYYQTSEIQDVADFIGDSLALSKKAEDIEADIILFAGVSFMAETAKILSPNKKVLIPDRNAGCSLADSCKYDDFKNFIKKYEGYKVITYVNTTAEIKSISDICCTSSNAVKIINSIPKEQGVIFAPDRNLGNYIKNITGRENMIVWDGACHVHEEFDLEEILRIKSKYPKAKLISHPECKQHILVVSDFIGSTSDLLNYTINDSSNEYIVATEPGIIYQMKKVNPDKIFISPPPKATNCGCNECSFMKLITLKKIYLTLKYELPEVIMDDNLMNLARLPIKRMLEISK is encoded by the coding sequence ATGATTATAAATGTTAATACTGTTGATAAATTAGGTTTTATCGATTTAAACATCGATAGTAATTTAGATTTACCTTTCGAAATAAAGAGATTAAAGGAGGAAAAAAATGCAATTATTCTTGCTCATTACTATCAAACTTCAGAGATACAAGATGTCGCTGATTTTATAGGAGATAGTTTAGCATTATCAAAAAAAGCAGAGGATATTGAAGCGGATATAATTCTTTTTGCTGGTGTTAGTTTTATGGCTGAAACAGCAAAAATTTTGTCGCCAAATAAGAAAGTTTTAATACCCGATAGGAATGCAGGATGTAGTTTAGCCGATTCTTGTAAATACGATGATTTTAAAAACTTTATAAAAAAATATGAAGGATATAAGGTAATTACATATGTAAATACTACTGCAGAAATAAAAAGTATTTCAGATATTTGTTGTACTTCTTCAAATGCTGTAAAAATTATTAATAGCATTCCGAAAGAACAAGGAGTTATTTTTGCACCAGATAGAAATCTAGGAAATTATATTAAGAATATCACAGGAAGAGAGAATATGATTGTTTGGGATGGAGCATGTCATGTTCATGAAGAATTTGATTTAGAGGAGATATTAAGGATTAAAAGTAAATACCCTAAGGCAAAATTAATATCACATCCAGAATGTAAGCAACATATATTAGTTGTTTCCGATTTTATTGGATCTACATCAGATTTATTAAATTATACAATAAATGATAGTTCTAATGAATATATTGTTGCTACAGAACCCGGAATAATATATCAAATGAAGAAAGTTAATCCAGATAAGATTTTTATTTCGCCTCCACCAAAAGCAACGAATTGTGGGTGTAATGAATGTTCCTTTATGAAGTTAATCACCTTAAAAAAAATTTATTTAACTTTAAAATACGAATTACCAGAGGTTATTATGGATGATAATTTAATGAATTTAGCACGATTACCTATTAAAAGAATGTTGGAAATTTCGAAGTAG
- the pheS gene encoding phenylalanine--tRNA ligase subunit alpha, with translation MKLKIQEIDLEINSFSPSNLDEIEAFRIKMLGKKGLITSLFSDFRDIPADEKKEFGQVINTLKNKVVEIIDSSKLNFKDKSIRNNSIDLSLQQESFFMGSRHPISLIKNELYSIFEKLGFSLSEGPEIEDDWHVFSALNFPKEHPARDMQDTFFIEKNPDILLRTHTSSVQVRSMENDKLPIRVICPGRVFRNEAISARAHCIFHQIEGLYIDKGVSFSDLKQTLLFFSRELFGSDTNIRLRPSFFPFTEPSAEMDITCKLCGGKGCSVCKHTGWLEVLGCGMVDPRVLELNNIDSKIYSGYAFGIGLERLAMLKYQVKDLRLYFENDIRFLNNFKNYL, from the coding sequence ATGAAACTAAAAATTCAAGAAATAGATCTGGAAATTAACTCCTTTTCTCCTTCAAATTTAGACGAAATTGAGGCTTTTCGTATTAAAATGCTTGGTAAAAAAGGTTTAATAACCTCTTTGTTCTCAGATTTTCGTGATATTCCAGCCGATGAGAAAAAGGAGTTCGGCCAAGTAATAAATACTTTAAAAAATAAAGTTGTTGAAATAATTGATTCTTCTAAATTAAATTTCAAGGACAAAAGTATTAGAAACAATTCAATTGATTTATCTCTTCAACAAGAATCATTTTTCATGGGTTCTCGTCATCCAATATCTCTTATTAAGAATGAATTATATTCAATTTTTGAAAAATTAGGATTTTCATTATCCGAAGGTCCAGAGATTGAGGATGATTGGCATGTTTTCTCAGCTCTTAATTTTCCGAAAGAACATCCTGCCCGAGATATGCAGGACACATTCTTTATCGAAAAAAATCCTGATATTCTTCTTAGAACCCATACGTCCTCCGTTCAAGTTCGAAGTATGGAAAACGATAAACTACCAATACGTGTAATTTGTCCAGGACGTGTTTTCCGTAACGAAGCAATTTCGGCAAGAGCACATTGTATTTTTCATCAAATTGAAGGTTTATATATAGACAAGGGTGTTTCATTTTCAGATTTAAAACAAACATTACTGTTTTTCTCTAGGGAATTATTTGGTTCTGACACAAATATTCGCCTTCGTCCCTCTTTCTTTCCATTTACAGAACCATCTGCAGAAATGGATATTACATGTAAACTCTGTGGCGGAAAAGGTTGTTCCGTTTGTAAACATACTGGTTGGTTAGAGGTACTTGGTTGTGGTATGGTTGATCCAAGGGTGCTTGAATTAAACAATATTGATAGTAAAATTTATTCTGGCTATGCATTTGGTATAGGTCTTGAACGTCTAGCTATGCTTAAATACCAAGTTAAAGACTTAAGATTATACTTTGAAAATGATATTCGTTTTTTAAATAATTTTAAGAACTATTTATAA
- a CDS encoding peptidylprolyl isomerase, with the protein MVRKLIFLSIIISVFTFCNRVTKDDSHYIKIITDKGEIEVKLYNQTPKHRDNFLKLSNENFFNDQIFHRIIDNFVVQGGDPSTITAKPDSLYGNNDSGYLIDNEIIDSLIHKRGAVGMARDGDDINPEKKSSGSQFYLVKGKVYTNSQLDELEKKRDSKNKSNLYKKLLQEKISSFSNQKMIDTISISLDVSMAIDSIWENYPKYKFTDKQRKIYTTIGGIPHLDGNYTVFGEIIKGLNIVDELSSVQTDKNDRPLQDIKFSASVIK; encoded by the coding sequence ATGGTTCGCAAACTCATTTTTCTTTCTATAATTATCTCTGTTTTTACGTTTTGTAATAGAGTTACCAAAGATGATTCCCATTACATAAAAATCATTACAGATAAAGGTGAAATTGAAGTCAAGCTTTATAACCAAACACCTAAACATAGGGATAATTTCTTAAAACTATCCAATGAAAATTTTTTTAATGATCAAATTTTTCATCGCATCATAGACAATTTTGTTGTTCAAGGAGGAGATCCATCAACTATAACTGCTAAACCAGACTCACTTTATGGTAATAACGATTCTGGTTATTTAATTGATAATGAAATAATTGATAGTTTAATTCATAAAAGAGGGGCTGTTGGTATGGCTCGAGATGGCGATGATATTAATCCCGAAAAAAAATCCTCCGGTTCACAATTCTATTTAGTTAAAGGAAAAGTTTATACAAATTCTCAACTAGATGAATTAGAAAAGAAAAGAGACTCTAAAAATAAATCTAATCTTTATAAAAAACTTCTTCAAGAAAAAATATCATCATTTAGTAATCAAAAAATGATTGATACTATTTCCATTTCATTGGATGTTAGTATGGCAATTGATTCTATTTGGGAAAATTATCCTAAGTATAAATTTACAGACAAACAACGCAAAATTTATACTACAATTGGAGGTATACCACATCTCGATGGTAACTACACTGTTTTTGGTGAAATAATTAAAGGTTTAAATATTGTTGACGAACTTTCATCCGTTCAAACTGATAAAAATGATAGACCTTTACAAGATATTAAATTTAGTGCTTCTGTAATAAAATAG
- a CDS encoding aminopeptidase P family protein — protein sequence MFDSKIYSERRLKLRKKIRSGIILIHGNNESPMNYPANPYHYRQDSNFLYFFGLNLPGLVGVIDIEDGKDCIYGNNVDIDDIIWMGPQPTINELASKVGVLCTHPLKDLATTLHRAIKQGRRIYFTPPYRAENILSLEQLLGIHPSLVQKYSSVELVNAIVSLRSIKEPCEIAEIDSACDIGYKMHTTAMKMAKVGEKELNIAGTIAGIANCYGSSPSFPIILSQNGETLHNHDHSQTLKEGRLLLCDAGAEAVSNYASDFTRTIPVGGKFTQKQKDIYNIVLAANNKAIELAKPDIPYLNIHLEAARIITSGLIQLGLMKGDINDAVTNGAHALFMPHGLGHMMGLDVHDMEDLGENNVGYDDEISRSDQFGTAYLRLGRKLQQGFVITVEPGIYFIPALFEKWKNEKINSSFINFDKVADYIGFGGIRLEDDILITAKGCRLLGSKRIPITIDEVEKEFAG from the coding sequence ATGTTTGATAGTAAAATATATTCGGAAAGACGGTTAAAACTCCGTAAAAAGATTCGTTCGGGAATTATATTAATTCATGGCAATAATGAATCACCAATGAATTACCCAGCAAATCCCTATCATTACCGCCAAGATAGCAATTTTCTTTATTTCTTTGGTCTAAATCTACCCGGATTAGTGGGTGTTATTGATATTGAAGATGGCAAAGACTGTATTTATGGCAATAATGTAGATATAGATGATATTATTTGGATGGGCCCACAACCAACCATTAATGAATTAGCATCAAAAGTTGGTGTTTTATGTACTCACCCATTGAAAGATCTAGCAACAACGCTTCACCGTGCAATTAAACAAGGTCGTAGAATTTATTTTACTCCTCCTTATAGAGCAGAAAACATTCTCTCATTAGAACAACTGCTCGGTATCCATCCTTCATTGGTTCAAAAATATTCATCCGTTGAATTAGTAAATGCTATAGTTTCATTACGTTCTATAAAAGAACCATGCGAGATAGCCGAAATAGACTCCGCTTGTGATATTGGCTATAAAATGCATACCACCGCAATGAAAATGGCAAAAGTAGGAGAAAAGGAACTTAATATAGCAGGTACAATAGCCGGTATAGCAAATTGTTATGGATCTAGTCCTTCATTTCCAATTATACTTTCCCAAAACGGGGAAACACTTCACAATCACGACCATTCTCAGACCCTGAAAGAGGGTCGACTCCTTTTGTGTGATGCTGGTGCAGAGGCTGTTTCGAATTACGCATCAGATTTTACAAGAACAATACCTGTAGGAGGAAAATTCACTCAAAAACAAAAAGATATATACAATATAGTGCTAGCCGCAAACAATAAAGCAATTGAACTAGCAAAACCAGATATTCCTTATTTAAACATTCATTTAGAGGCTGCTAGAATAATAACATCAGGATTAATTCAACTTGGATTAATGAAGGGTGATATTAATGATGCCGTTACAAATGGAGCTCATGCATTATTTATGCCACACGGTCTTGGACATATGATGGGACTTGATGTTCATGATATGGAAGATCTTGGTGAAAATAATGTTGGCTATGACGATGAAATCTCTCGCTCCGACCAATTTGGAACAGCCTACCTTCGGTTGGGTAGAAAACTCCAACAAGGATTTGTGATCACCGTTGAACCTGGGATTTATTTTATCCCAGCACTGTTTGAAAAATGGAAGAATGAAAAGATAAATTCTTCGTTTATTAACTTTGATAAGGTTGCTGATTATATAGGTTTTGGTGGCATACGTCTTGAAGATGATATATTAATCACAGCAAAAGGTTGTCGTTTGCTAGGATCTAAACGTATCCCAATAACCATTGATGAGGTTGAAAAGGAATTTGCTGGTTAA
- a CDS encoding ROK family protein gives MDVVAGIDIGGTNTVIGLVTNNGDCLIESSISTKNHRFFEDFVKSIFQEIETLIKKTGENHTLIGIGIGAPNGSYNLGAIVDAPNLEWKGILPLSKELTKYTPVPTIVTNDANAAALGEMFFGGARNMKDFIVITLGTGLGSGIVANGKLIVGHDGFAGELGHLTAFPDGRICGCGNKGCLETYASATGIRRTVFMLLADSNQPSILRGVSFEKLTAKMVSDAAISGDKIAIEAFEFTGKVLGLKLAEAVAMFSPEAIFVFGGLAKAGGLIIEPTKRYMEENLFPVFRNKVKIIPSELEGKNAAVLGAAALIWQNVG, from the coding sequence ATGGATGTTGTAGCAGGTATAGATATCGGAGGAACCAATACCGTGATTGGATTGGTTACAAATAATGGTGATTGTTTAATAGAATCATCAATATCAACAAAAAACCATAGGTTTTTTGAGGACTTTGTTAAGTCTATATTTCAAGAAATTGAAACCCTAATTAAAAAAACTGGGGAAAACCATACCCTGATAGGCATTGGCATTGGTGCCCCAAATGGTTCTTATAACCTTGGTGCTATTGTAGATGCTCCAAATTTAGAGTGGAAAGGCATACTGCCTCTATCTAAAGAACTCACAAAGTACACACCTGTTCCTACAATAGTAACCAACGATGCTAATGCCGCTGCTTTGGGTGAAATGTTTTTTGGTGGAGCCCGAAATATGAAAGATTTTATTGTCATTACTCTTGGAACTGGTTTGGGGAGCGGTATCGTTGCAAATGGCAAACTCATTGTTGGGCACGATGGCTTTGCCGGAGAACTTGGACATTTAACAGCCTTCCCCGATGGTCGCATATGTGGATGTGGAAACAAAGGATGCTTGGAAACTTACGCCTCTGCAACGGGAATAAGAAGAACTGTATTTATGCTATTGGCTGATAGCAATCAACCGAGTATCTTAAGAGGGGTGAGCTTTGAAAAACTAACTGCAAAAATGGTGTCGGATGCGGCAATTAGCGGCGATAAAATAGCTATTGAAGCATTTGAATTTACAGGCAAGGTTTTGGGCCTTAAACTCGCTGAGGCTGTTGCAATGTTCAGTCCTGAAGCCATTTTTGTTTTTGGCGGACTTGCAAAAGCAGGCGGCTTAATAATTGAACCCACAAAACGTTACATGGAAGAAAATCTATTTCCTGTTTTTAGAAATAAAGTAAAAATTATCCCTTCAGAACTTGAGGGTAAAAACGCTGCCGTTTTAGGTGCTGCTGCATTGATTTGGCAAAATGTTGGCTAA
- a CDS encoding DUF3352 domain-containing protein yields the protein MKKLIFTIAVTLVALSVAVVFFFFWLQNKRETPSEAILAVPTDASFVLKVNDYHRFSGNLQTNNHLWETIKRFTPVAKADSTIAFIDSLSNRSLLFNQLVSVNPVYISAHVLGGNNIHFFATVKIPKGSSKKELLDLVEQYITNKFRIVTQEYNKISISTILDSKRSTELFYFSFFRGIVICSSSINLITSSINQLEKQSSLLNDPGFLSISHTAGTKVDANLYVNNSKIPVTFRKFFKQPYLSGINTLIDIAQWSELDVTIKEDAFFLNGFTLTADTLNSYLKVFAHQRPVENKIASILPLETAMFICLGISNLDLFLEDYRLYLDRTDRILEYTSALTDCKKSFGIDIHELYRSYFNKEIALFFSPFDGVDTKDCWYVAVKNNGSSQTKQSFSERIDSYVKLNKLKRSDFKTIFKVDSDKSYEIYKLPFKGINQLLLGSLFSGVSDEYITFIDDYVIFGSSKESLSKIILSNIHNKQLQLDISFRQFSNVLAAESSFFFYLNPHRGEKLFENLLENQYASSLSNNHSSLNKIQGISLQLNGGSSMIFNNINFQYSPFTSEDPQTSWETRLDTTFSMRPQLVTNHVTKSQEIIVQDKKNKLYLLNDVGRILWTKQLPEPINGEIMQADLFRNEKLQYVFSTKNYIYAVDRRGDFVDGYPIKLSSKATNPVSVFDYDNSRDYRLFIACSDHKIYAFNCQGKPLSGWFFGKTEKIVGGQLQHFCVNGKDYIVFADANRPYIVDRKGGARVSLPHYFSKSVNSQFILDENSKNHSVRLITTDSIGLIKFIYFNGKVEELAIKVFSSKHVFNYLDVDSDGEKEFVFLDNMSLYVYKKNKTLLFLYKFDAEMISEILTCRINNLGLKLGFISLKNNKIFLVNGNGSLYDGFPLNGCTLFSVGNNPIKGSNFNVITGSPSGMLLNYSVK from the coding sequence ATGAAGAAGTTGATTTTTACAATTGCAGTAACATTAGTCGCCTTGTCCGTTGCCGTTGTTTTTTTCTTTTTTTGGTTGCAAAACAAGAGGGAAACCCCCTCGGAGGCAATTCTTGCCGTTCCAACTGACGCCTCTTTTGTCTTAAAGGTTAATGATTATCATCGTTTTTCGGGAAATTTACAAACAAACAATCATCTGTGGGAAACTATAAAGCGATTTACGCCTGTAGCAAAAGCGGATAGTACTATAGCCTTTATTGACAGCCTCTCTAATCGCTCATTACTTTTTAACCAGTTAGTTTCTGTAAATCCTGTTTACATTTCCGCCCATGTTCTTGGGGGGAATAATATTCACTTCTTTGCAACAGTTAAAATACCAAAAGGCTCTAGTAAAAAGGAGCTCCTTGACCTTGTGGAACAGTATATAACAAACAAATTTCGGATTGTAACACAAGAATATAACAAAATCAGCATTTCTACCATTCTTGATTCCAAACGTTCCACCGAACTATTTTACTTCAGTTTTTTTCGCGGTATAGTAATTTGTTCATCATCGATAAATTTGATTACGTCTTCGATTAACCAACTCGAAAAACAATCGTCTCTTTTAAACGATCCCGGATTCTTATCTATTTCACATACCGCTGGTACCAAGGTAGATGCAAATCTCTATGTAAACAATTCAAAGATTCCAGTTACATTTCGCAAATTTTTCAAACAACCTTATCTTTCAGGGATTAATACACTCATTGATATCGCACAGTGGAGTGAACTTGATGTTACCATAAAAGAAGATGCGTTTTTTCTCAATGGGTTCACTTTAACGGCAGACACATTAAATTCTTATCTCAAAGTTTTTGCCCATCAACGCCCTGTTGAGAATAAAATAGCCTCTATTCTTCCTTTAGAAACCGCAATGTTTATCTGTTTGGGAATATCGAATCTCGATCTTTTCCTTGAAGATTATAGACTTTACCTTGATCGCACGGATCGCATTCTTGAGTATACTTCTGCTCTAACAGATTGTAAAAAAAGTTTTGGAATTGATATTCATGAACTTTACCGTTCATACTTTAATAAAGAAATAGCGTTGTTTTTTTCCCCCTTCGATGGTGTCGACACTAAAGATTGTTGGTATGTTGCTGTAAAAAATAATGGCTCTAGCCAAACAAAACAATCCTTCAGCGAACGAATTGATTCATATGTTAAATTAAACAAACTGAAACGCTCTGATTTTAAAACCATTTTTAAGGTTGATAGTGATAAAAGTTACGAAATTTACAAACTCCCATTTAAGGGAATAAACCAACTTCTTTTGGGGAGCCTTTTCTCAGGTGTATCCGATGAGTATATTACCTTTATTGATGACTACGTTATCTTTGGATCATCCAAGGAATCTTTATCTAAAATTATCCTTTCAAATATTCACAATAAGCAGCTTCAACTGGATATATCTTTTCGCCAATTCAGTAATGTGCTAGCCGCTGAATCCAGTTTTTTCTTCTATCTAAATCCTCATAGAGGCGAAAAACTTTTTGAAAATCTTCTTGAAAATCAATACGCATCCTCACTATCCAACAACCACTCTTCCTTAAATAAAATTCAAGGGATCTCATTACAACTTAACGGTGGGAGCAGTATGATATTCAATAATATCAACTTCCAGTACTCACCATTTACATCTGAAGATCCTCAAACCTCTTGGGAAACGAGGCTTGATACAACCTTTTCGATGCGACCACAACTGGTAACCAACCATGTTACAAAAAGTCAGGAAATAATAGTTCAAGATAAAAAAAACAAACTCTATTTACTCAATGATGTTGGACGTATTCTTTGGACAAAGCAACTACCCGAACCAATTAATGGTGAAATTATGCAAGCGGATCTGTTTAGAAATGAAAAACTGCAATACGTTTTTAGTACAAAAAATTATATCTATGCCGTTGATCGAAGGGGGGATTTTGTTGATGGTTATCCAATAAAGTTATCGTCAAAAGCCACAAATCCTGTTTCGGTTTTTGATTACGATAATAGCCGTGACTATCGTTTATTTATTGCATGCAGCGATCATAAAATATACGCATTCAATTGTCAAGGAAAACCCCTTTCTGGTTGGTTTTTTGGAAAAACAGAAAAAATTGTAGGCGGTCAACTCCAACACTTTTGTGTGAACGGTAAGGATTATATTGTTTTTGCCGATGCAAACCGCCCATATATTGTTGATAGGAAGGGAGGTGCAAGGGTCTCTTTACCTCACTACTTTTCCAAATCCGTAAATAGCCAATTTATCCTCGACGAAAATTCCAAAAACCATTCTGTGAGGCTTATCACCACAGATTCTATCGGTCTTATCAAATTCATTTATTTTAATGGTAAAGTTGAAGAACTCGCAATTAAAGTCTTTTCATCAAAGCATGTTTTCAATTATCTGGATGTCGATTCTGATGGCGAAAAAGAGTTTGTTTTTTTAGATAACATGAGCCTTTATGTTTATAAAAAGAATAAAACTTTGCTCTTTTTATATAAGTTTGATGCCGAAATGATCTCTGAAATCTTGACCTGCAGGATCAATAATTTGGGTCTTAAACTTGGATTTATTTCCTTAAAGAACAATAAAATCTTTCTAGTTAATGGAAATGGCTCTTTATATGATGGTTTTCCTTTAAACGGATGCACTCTTTTTAGTGTTGGAAACAACCCCATTAAGGGTTCAAATTTTAACGTGATTACAGGATCTCCTTCGGGTATGTTGCTTAACTATTCTGTAAAATAA
- the ruvB gene encoding Holliday junction branch migration DNA helicase RuvB — protein sequence MENEFLRGNKIDSDKDIEQKIRPFEFQEFSGQEGIIDNLKIFVKAAKMRNEALDHVLLHGPPGLGKTTLANIIANELNVSIKCTSGPVLEKPGDLAGILTNLEKFDVLFIDEIHRLSPIVEEYLYSAMEDYKIDILIDKGASARTIQIELNPFTLIGATTRSGLLTSPLRARFGIKLHLEYYDSETLKRILKRSAKILNIEVKDDATTEISLRSRGTPRIANSLLRRVRDFAQVKGNNIVDKEISKYALDALKIDKKGLDEMDNKILTTIIYKFNGGPVGLNTISTAVGEDSGTIEEVYEPFLIKEGFINRTPRGREVTTLAYKHLGIIKAEEQGKLF from the coding sequence ATGGAGAATGAATTTTTAAGAGGAAATAAAATAGATTCGGATAAGGATATTGAGCAGAAAATAAGGCCATTTGAATTTCAGGAATTTAGTGGACAAGAAGGTATAATAGATAATTTAAAGATTTTTGTAAAGGCAGCTAAGATGAGGAATGAAGCTTTGGATCATGTATTGCTTCATGGACCTCCTGGTTTAGGGAAAACAACTTTAGCAAATATCATTGCAAATGAATTAAATGTATCAATTAAATGTACATCTGGTCCAGTTTTAGAAAAACCCGGAGATTTAGCCGGAATATTAACAAACTTAGAGAAGTTTGATGTACTATTTATTGATGAGATTCATAGATTAAGCCCTATTGTTGAAGAGTATTTGTACTCTGCAATGGAAGATTACAAAATTGATATATTGATTGATAAGGGTGCTAGTGCACGGACTATACAAATTGAATTAAATCCTTTTACTTTAATTGGAGCTACAACTAGAAGTGGTTTGTTAACAAGCCCACTTAGGGCAAGATTTGGTATAAAATTACACTTGGAATATTATGATTCCGAAACGTTAAAAAGAATTCTTAAAAGATCTGCAAAAATTTTAAATATTGAAGTAAAAGATGACGCCACAACAGAAATTTCTTTAAGAAGTAGAGGCACCCCTCGAATCGCTAATTCCTTATTAAGACGGGTTAGAGACTTTGCTCAGGTAAAAGGGAATAATATTGTTGATAAAGAGATATCAAAGTATGCTTTGGATGCATTAAAGATTGATAAAAAGGGTTTAGATGAAATGGATAACAAGATATTGACCACGATAATTTATAAGTTTAATGGTGGACCAGTTGGATTAAATACTATTTCAACTGCTGTTGGAGAAGATTCAGGAACAATTGAAGAAGTTTACGAGCCATTTCTAATAAAAGAGGGCTTCATTAATAGAACTCCAAGAGGTAGAGAAGTTACAACCCTAGCTTACAAACATTTGGGTATTATTAAAGCAGAAGAACAAGGAAAACTTTTTTAG
- a CDS encoding Crp/Fnr family transcriptional regulator: MEENFHLCKGCSCTESSIFNSLNSEDLDFIDKNKSINSYKKGDVLYREGNRISGCYCVNSGILKIYKTGFDGKEQIIAFAQKGDITGYRSVLSNEPACTTAEVIEDASICFIPSSIMFSFVKKNSDFALSLMQLTCKELNQANSYIKDIAQKTVRERLAEVLIMLEDTFGKDNEGFLTISLTRAELSNIVGTATESVIRLLSDLKNDKIISISGKRIKILNRPELNKISNPY, encoded by the coding sequence ATGGAAGAGAATTTTCATTTATGTAAGGGTTGTTCTTGTACTGAATCATCCATCTTTAATTCCCTCAATTCAGAAGATTTAGATTTTATTGATAAAAATAAATCTATTAATTCCTATAAAAAGGGTGATGTTCTTTACCGAGAAGGTAATAGGATATCAGGGTGCTATTGTGTCAATTCTGGTATTCTAAAGATTTACAAAACTGGCTTTGATGGCAAAGAACAAATTATTGCTTTTGCACAAAAAGGTGATATTACTGGTTATAGATCTGTTCTTAGCAATGAACCTGCCTGTACAACAGCAGAAGTTATTGAAGATGCTTCAATTTGTTTTATACCTTCAAGCATCATGTTCTCTTTTGTAAAAAAGAACTCCGATTTTGCTCTATCATTAATGCAACTTACTTGTAAGGAATTAAATCAAGCAAATAGTTATATCAAAGATATTGCTCAAAAAACTGTTAGAGAACGCTTAGCCGAAGTTCTTATTATGCTTGAAGATACATTTGGAAAGGACAATGAAGGTTTCCTTACAATTTCCTTAACCAGAGCAGAGTTATCCAATATAGTTGGAACCGCCACTGAATCTGTTATTCGTTTACTTTCCGATCTCAAAAATGACAAGATTATTTCTATTTCGGGCAAACGTATTAAAATTTTGAATAGACCCGAACTCAACAAAATCTCGAATCCTTACTAA
- a CDS encoding BamA/TamA family outer membrane protein yields the protein MKISSTLVVIFLLCSQGIIAETNLLVPKDTIPLKDTNKNFIVALPILFYGDETNWGMGITSGYYFTSEGSSKASNIQGTLIYTLKNQVSLTLLPKFYTEDRDFYYSGHVKANYYPDKFFGIGRNTPDSLEENYISKDASLLFQRQRVMFDVIMAGVQAQFGYYQASDFKNNGELINKTIIGTKTFFTSGLGFLLTWDNRDNLFYPTRGEFYKLSLLINSKIFGSQLEYSRLTLDFRNYYPVVYSHLISLQIYGDITWGNTPFQLLPSIGGNEILRGYYKGRYRDNNLIAAQVEYRFPIYKWLKGSMFYSAGDVASDIDDFDLSKFKYTYGFGLRARVNPANVHIRFDVGFTQENKPALYFTASEAF from the coding sequence ATGAAAATATCTTCGACATTAGTTGTCATTTTTCTATTGTGCTCACAGGGCATAATAGCGGAAACAAATTTATTAGTGCCTAAAGATACTATTCCCCTAAAGGATACAAACAAAAATTTCATAGTTGCTTTGCCCATACTGTTTTATGGTGATGAAACGAATTGGGGCATGGGGATTACTTCTGGCTACTATTTTACCAGCGAAGGCTCAAGTAAAGCATCAAATATTCAGGGAACATTGATTTATACATTAAAGAATCAAGTAAGTTTAACCTTACTTCCTAAATTTTATACTGAGGATAGGGATTTTTACTATTCAGGGCATGTTAAAGCCAATTATTACCCCGATAAGTTCTTTGGTATAGGTCGAAATACTCCTGATTCGCTTGAGGAAAATTATATTTCAAAGGATGCTTCACTTCTATTTCAACGTCAACGAGTGATGTTTGATGTAATTATGGCAGGAGTACAGGCACAATTTGGTTATTATCAAGCGTCTGATTTCAAAAATAATGGAGAACTTATTAATAAAACCATAATTGGAACAAAAACTTTTTTTACTTCTGGTTTGGGATTTCTACTAACATGGGATAATCGGGATAATTTGTTCTATCCAACACGAGGGGAGTTTTACAAATTGTCTCTACTTATTAACAGCAAAATATTTGGAAGCCAATTGGAATACAGCCGATTAACGTTAGATTTCAGAAATTACTATCCAGTTGTGTATAGCCACCTGATTAGCCTTCAGATTTATGGAGATATTACTTGGGGAAACACTCCGTTTCAGTTATTGCCATCAATAGGAGGTAATGAGATTTTAAGAGGATATTATAAGGGTAGATATCGCGATAATAACTTAATTGCTGCACAAGTAGAATATCGTTTTCCAATTTACAAGTGGTTAAAAGGTTCAATGTTTTATTCTGCAGGGGATGTTGCAAGCGATATTGACGATTTTGATTTGAGTAAATTCAAATACACTTATGGTTTTGGTTTAAGAGCAAGAGTAAACCCTGCAAATGTTCATATCCGTTTTGATGTTGGTTTTACTCAAGAAAATAAACCGGCACTATACTTTACAGCAAGTGAGGCCTTTTAA